A window of Mycolicibacterium fluoranthenivorans contains these coding sequences:
- a CDS encoding response regulator transcription factor, with protein sequence MATMSLPPRTQHPRQAILGQLPKINRADGSPIRVLLVDDEPALTNLVKMALHYEGWVVDVAHNGHDGVAKFDETEPDVVVLDIMLPDIDGMQILQRVREAQGYTPTLFLTARDSVLDRVSGLTAGADDYMTKPFSLEELVARLRGLLRRSSHTTPPADEVLTVGDLKLDGASRDVTRAGTPIALTGTEFELLRYLMRNPGRAISRAEILDRVWNYGFGGKSSIVDLYISYLRKKVDTDRAPMIQTVRGVGYMLRPSTEPA encoded by the coding sequence ATGGCCACGATGTCGTTACCTCCTCGTACCCAACACCCCCGTCAAGCCATCCTCGGTCAGCTGCCCAAGATTAATCGAGCCGACGGATCGCCCATTCGGGTGTTGCTGGTGGACGACGAGCCCGCCCTGACCAACCTGGTCAAGATGGCCTTGCACTACGAGGGCTGGGTGGTCGACGTGGCCCACAACGGTCACGACGGCGTAGCCAAATTCGACGAGACCGAACCCGACGTGGTGGTGCTCGACATCATGCTGCCCGATATCGACGGGATGCAGATTCTGCAGCGGGTCCGTGAGGCGCAGGGGTACACCCCGACGTTGTTCCTCACCGCCAGGGACTCCGTGCTGGACCGGGTGTCCGGGCTGACCGCCGGTGCCGACGACTACATGACCAAGCCGTTCAGCCTGGAGGAGTTGGTGGCCCGGCTGCGTGGGCTGCTGCGCCGGTCCAGCCACACCACCCCGCCGGCCGACGAGGTGCTCACGGTCGGTGACCTCAAACTCGACGGCGCCAGTCGCGACGTCACCCGGGCCGGAACGCCGATCGCGCTGACCGGCACCGAATTCGAACTGCTGCGATACCTGATGCGCAATCCGGGCCGGGCGATCAGCCGCGCCGAGATTCTGGACCGGGTGTGGAACTACGGTTTCGGCGGCAAGTCCAGCATCGTGGATCTCTACATTTCCTACCTGCGCAAGAAGGTCGACACCGACCGGGCGCCGATGATCCAGACCGTGCGCGGGGTGGGCTACATGCTGCGGCCGTCGACCGAGCCGGCGTGA
- a CDS encoding YajQ family cyclic di-GMP-binding protein — protein MADSSFDIVSKFDRQEVDNALNQAAKELSTRFDFRGTDTTIEWKGEEAIEIVSSTEERVKAAIDVFIEKLVRRDISMKAFEAGEPQASGKTYKVTGTLKQGITSEQAKKITKIIRDEGPKGVKAQIQGDEVRVSSKKRDDLQAVISLLKGADLDVALQFVNYR, from the coding sequence ATGGCGGATTCCAGCTTTGACATCGTGAGCAAGTTCGACCGCCAGGAGGTCGACAACGCGCTCAACCAGGCAGCCAAGGAGCTGTCGACCCGTTTCGACTTCCGCGGCACCGACACCACCATCGAGTGGAAGGGTGAGGAAGCCATCGAGATCGTCAGCTCCACCGAAGAGCGCGTGAAGGCCGCGATCGATGTCTTCATCGAGAAATTGGTGCGCCGCGACATCTCGATGAAGGCGTTCGAGGCGGGCGAGCCGCAGGCCTCGGGCAAGACCTACAAGGTGACCGGCACGCTCAAGCAGGGCATCACCAGCGAGCAGGCCAAGAAGATCACCAAGATCATCCGCGACGAGGGCCCCAAGGGTGTCAAGGCACAGATCCAGGGCGACGAGGTCCGGGTGAGTTCCAAGAAGCGCGACGACCTGCAGGCCGTCATCTCGCTCCTGAAAGGCGCCGACCTCGATGTCGCCCTTCAGTTCGTCAACTACCGCTGA
- a CDS encoding FAD-dependent oxidoreductase, with protein sequence MAPRHIIAIGGSDAGISAALRIRELDPVTEVTVVVADAYPNFSICGIPYYVSGEVTHWTNLAHRTAADLAATGMRVLTDTTATKINVVDHTLDVLDNAGAPRQLSYDALVVGTGAVSARPPITGLTGPGALGPTDGVHLLHSMGDTFAVMESLARRDPKTAVIIGAGYIGLEMAEALTTRGIAVTQIEALPEVLPTVDPELGAVVHAELTRNGVEVLTNTTVDAIGRSEAGALTVGATHGGQSLSRTVDFVLVVVGVKPDVELAADAGAELGVKGAIVVDDAMRTTLPDVFAAGDCVHTHHRLLGLTWLPLGTTAHKQGRVAGENALGGAARYAGSLGTQVVKVFDLVAARTGLREHEALAAGRGWTPVSTTATPDDHKAYYPGATPINIRITGDAASGQLLGAQLVGHRSAEVSKRVDTYATALFHTMTVTAMSELDLSYTPPLGSPWDATQMAAQAWVREHRLAAERDRITV encoded by the coding sequence ATGGCACCTCGTCACATCATCGCGATCGGCGGCAGCGATGCCGGAATCTCGGCAGCCCTGCGCATCCGCGAACTTGACCCGGTAACCGAGGTCACCGTCGTCGTGGCCGATGCCTACCCGAACTTCTCCATCTGCGGCATCCCCTATTACGTCTCCGGAGAGGTCACCCATTGGACCAACCTGGCGCATCGCACCGCCGCAGACCTGGCCGCCACCGGCATGCGGGTACTCACCGACACCACCGCCACCAAGATCAACGTTGTCGACCACACCCTGGACGTGCTCGACAACGCCGGTGCGCCCAGGCAATTGAGCTATGACGCGCTGGTCGTCGGGACCGGCGCGGTGTCCGCTCGCCCACCCATCACCGGACTCACCGGGCCTGGCGCGCTCGGACCTACCGACGGAGTGCACCTGCTGCACTCCATGGGCGACACCTTCGCGGTGATGGAGTCCCTGGCCCGCCGCGACCCCAAAACCGCGGTCATCATCGGCGCCGGATACATCGGCCTGGAGATGGCCGAAGCACTCACCACCCGCGGGATCGCCGTCACCCAAATCGAAGCTCTGCCGGAGGTGCTGCCCACCGTCGACCCCGAATTGGGTGCGGTGGTGCACGCCGAGTTGACCCGTAACGGTGTCGAGGTGCTCACGAACACCACCGTCGATGCGATCGGCCGTTCGGAGGCCGGCGCTCTGACCGTCGGCGCCACCCACGGCGGGCAGAGCCTCTCTCGGACTGTTGATTTCGTGCTCGTGGTGGTCGGTGTCAAACCGGATGTCGAGTTGGCCGCCGACGCGGGCGCCGAACTGGGTGTCAAGGGTGCGATCGTCGTCGACGATGCGATGCGCACCACTCTGCCCGACGTGTTCGCCGCAGGTGACTGCGTGCACACCCACCACCGTCTTCTCGGTCTGACCTGGTTGCCGTTGGGCACCACCGCCCACAAGCAGGGCCGGGTGGCCGGCGAGAACGCCCTCGGCGGTGCTGCCCGCTACGCCGGGAGCCTGGGAACCCAGGTGGTCAAGGTGTTTGATCTGGTGGCCGCGCGCACCGGGTTACGCGAGCACGAAGCCCTGGCCGCCGGGCGCGGCTGGACACCCGTCAGCACCACCGCCACCCCCGATGATCACAAGGCCTACTACCCGGGAGCGACACCCATCAACATCCGGATCACCGGTGACGCTGCCAGCGGACAGCTGCTGGGTGCCCAGCTGGTCGGGCACCGCAGCGCCGAGGTATCCAAACGCGTCGATACTTACGCCACCGCGCTCTTCCACACGATGACGGTCACGGCGATGAGCGAGCTCGACTTGTCCTACACCCCGCCGCTGGGATCTCCGTGGGATGCCACGCAAATGGCCGCTCAGGCGTGGGTGCGCGAACACCGCCTCGCCGCGGAACGCGACCGGATCACCGTCTAG
- a CDS encoding type IV toxin-antitoxin system AbiEi family antitoxin domain-containing protein has protein sequence MLDDLLRRHDGVITLDQAKASGLSADSVQRLVASGHWRRCARGVYFVDDRPFTDAARIRSAVWGYGKQAAASGLAAAWWQGLTRFAPEVTEITVPRNSHGRRRAGCRVRRRDLAPTDLTSCRGLCVTARPLTVVEAATRPGGGAAIMDAALQGGSPLRELWQAHLRNKGRYGSPSARRLLFAAQDGARSEAERLLVKALRVAGITGWLANHPAGPYVIDVAFPDLGVAIEIDGWAFHSDPEKFRSDRRRQNYLIVNGWQVLRFTWLDITAYPERVIGTIRSAISAR, from the coding sequence GTGCTCGACGATCTTCTCCGAAGACATGACGGCGTCATCACCCTCGACCAGGCCAAGGCAAGCGGACTCAGCGCGGACAGCGTCCAGCGGCTCGTGGCGTCGGGACACTGGCGCCGGTGCGCACGCGGCGTCTATTTCGTCGACGACCGCCCCTTCACCGACGCGGCCCGAATCCGGTCCGCCGTCTGGGGATACGGCAAGCAGGCCGCGGCCTCCGGACTCGCGGCGGCCTGGTGGCAAGGCCTGACACGCTTCGCACCTGAGGTCACCGAGATCACCGTCCCGCGGAACAGCCACGGCAGACGACGGGCCGGGTGCCGGGTACGCAGACGCGATCTCGCCCCAACCGACCTGACATCCTGCCGCGGACTCTGCGTGACGGCGCGGCCGCTGACCGTCGTGGAAGCAGCCACCCGGCCGGGCGGCGGGGCCGCCATCATGGACGCTGCACTACAAGGGGGTTCTCCACTGCGCGAGCTCTGGCAGGCGCACCTACGCAACAAGGGCAGGTACGGCTCGCCGTCGGCCAGACGATTGCTGTTCGCCGCACAAGACGGCGCACGGTCGGAAGCCGAGCGGCTGTTGGTCAAGGCGCTCAGGGTGGCCGGTATCACCGGCTGGCTTGCCAATCATCCGGCCGGTCCGTATGTGATCGACGTCGCGTTCCCCGACCTGGGCGTGGCCATCGAGATCGACGGCTGGGCCTTCCACAGCGATCCGGAGAAGTTCCGCAGTGACCGGCGCCGGCAGAACTACCTGATCGTGAACGGCTGGCAGGTACTGCGGTTCACCTGGCTGGATATCACCGCATACCCCGAACGTGTCATCGG
- a CDS encoding SulP family inorganic anion transporter — protein sequence MRQTILRYDLPASLVVFLVALPLSLGIAVASGAPVLAGLIAAAVGGIIAGAIGGSPLQVSGPAAGLTVIVAGLVAEFGWKVTCAITVCAGILQVLFGLSRIARAALAISPVVVHAMLAGIGITIALQQVHVLLGGNSHSSAWANVTALPGQLVSAHGPGLFLGALVIAILVGWRWVPATLRKVPGPLVAIVGVTALSVLAPFDVPRIQLDGSLLDAIALPSLPDGNWGAFATGVLTVALIASVESLLSAVSVDRMHSGPRTDFDRELIGQGAANIASGAVGGLPVTGVIVRSSTNVTAGAKTRASAILHGVWILVFAVPFAGLAQLIPSAALAGLLIVIGMQLVKIAHIETARRTGDLAVYVVTVLCVVFLNLLEGVLIGLALAVAMTVWRVVRAKVAAEEVSQNHWRVDIEGSCTFLSLPRLTSVLATVPAGTDVTIELSVDFLDHAAHEAIEEWRRQHEATGGSVHLHDLGAVEMGSAVDGPPERGFTPFDKRSGVAPWSTWQKNHMPSVLHGLANYQRRTAPVLRPHLKELADEQQPETLFLTCADSRVVPNVITSSGPGDLFTVRNVGNMIPAGQKDASVEAAIAFAVDQLGVSSIVVCGHSSCGAMKALLHGAPEDEHLKSWLAHGDPTLEAFQGGGHPVARSAAVAGFGTEDQLSMVNIAVQVQTLARHPVLAAHPGIEVIGLFYDIASADVLRVTPTFVETLVGAA from the coding sequence ATGCGGCAAACAATTCTGCGGTACGACCTCCCCGCCTCACTGGTGGTGTTCCTGGTCGCACTGCCTCTATCCCTCGGTATCGCCGTCGCCTCCGGGGCACCCGTACTGGCCGGGCTCATCGCGGCCGCAGTCGGCGGGATCATCGCCGGCGCGATCGGCGGATCCCCGTTGCAGGTGAGCGGTCCGGCGGCCGGCCTCACCGTCATCGTGGCCGGCTTGGTGGCCGAGTTCGGCTGGAAGGTCACCTGCGCGATCACCGTGTGCGCCGGCATCCTGCAGGTGCTGTTCGGGCTCAGCCGCATCGCACGGGCGGCCTTGGCGATCTCGCCGGTGGTCGTCCACGCGATGCTCGCGGGTATCGGCATCACCATCGCTCTGCAGCAGGTGCACGTGCTGCTGGGCGGGAATTCGCACAGCTCGGCGTGGGCCAATGTCACCGCACTGCCCGGTCAGCTGGTCTCCGCGCACGGACCCGGGCTGTTCCTCGGGGCCCTGGTCATCGCGATCCTGGTGGGTTGGCGCTGGGTGCCCGCCACGCTCCGCAAGGTGCCCGGACCGCTGGTCGCCATCGTCGGGGTCACCGCGCTGAGCGTCCTCGCGCCCTTCGACGTACCCCGGATCCAGCTCGACGGTTCCCTGCTCGACGCGATCGCGCTGCCCAGCCTGCCCGACGGCAACTGGGGTGCGTTCGCCACCGGCGTGCTGACGGTGGCCCTCATCGCCAGCGTGGAGAGCCTGCTGTCGGCGGTGTCGGTGGACCGGATGCACTCCGGGCCGCGCACCGATTTCGACCGGGAGCTGATCGGGCAGGGCGCCGCCAACATCGCCTCCGGCGCGGTCGGCGGTCTGCCCGTCACGGGCGTCATCGTGCGTAGTTCCACCAACGTCACCGCGGGCGCCAAGACCCGCGCCTCGGCCATCCTGCACGGTGTCTGGATCCTGGTGTTCGCGGTGCCGTTCGCCGGGCTGGCCCAGCTGATCCCGTCGGCGGCGCTGGCCGGCCTGCTGATCGTCATCGGTATGCAGTTGGTCAAGATCGCTCATATCGAAACCGCCCGCCGCACCGGCGATCTCGCGGTCTACGTCGTCACCGTGCTGTGTGTGGTGTTCCTCAACCTGCTGGAGGGTGTGCTGATCGGACTGGCCCTGGCCGTCGCCATGACGGTGTGGCGGGTGGTCCGTGCCAAGGTCGCGGCCGAAGAGGTCTCGCAGAACCACTGGCGCGTGGACATCGAAGGTTCGTGCACCTTCCTGTCGCTGCCGCGGCTCACCAGCGTGCTGGCCACGGTCCCGGCCGGCACCGACGTCACGATCGAGTTGTCGGTGGACTTCCTGGACCACGCCGCACACGAGGCCATCGAGGAATGGCGCCGTCAGCACGAGGCCACCGGGGGCAGTGTGCACCTGCACGATCTCGGCGCCGTCGAGATGGGCAGCGCCGTCGACGGGCCCCCCGAGCGCGGGTTCACCCCGTTCGACAAGCGCTCCGGGGTGGCGCCGTGGAGCACCTGGCAGAAGAACCACATGCCGTCGGTGCTGCACGGCCTGGCCAACTACCAACGCAGGACGGCCCCGGTGCTGCGGCCGCATCTCAAGGAACTGGCCGATGAGCAGCAGCCCGAGACGTTGTTCCTCACCTGCGCCGACTCGCGCGTGGTGCCCAACGTCATCACCAGCAGTGGCCCGGGCGATCTGTTCACCGTCCGCAACGTCGGCAATATGATCCCGGCGGGCCAGAAGGACGCGTCGGTCGAGGCGGCCATCGCGTTCGCGGTGGACCAGCTGGGCGTGTCCTCGATCGTGGTGTGCGGGCACTCCAGCTGCGGTGCGATGAAGGCCCTGCTGCACGGCGCTCCGGAGGACGAGCACCTGAAATCCTGGCTGGCACATGGTGACCCGACGCTGGAGGCGTTCCAGGGCGGTGGCCATCCGGTGGCACGGTCGGCCGCGGTGGCCGGGTTCGGCACCGAGGACCAGCTGTCGATGGTGAACATCGCGGTGCAGGTGCAGACCCTGGCCCGGCACCCGGTGTTGGCGGCGCACCCCGGCATCGAGGTGATCGGGTTGTTCTACGACATCGCCAGCGCCGACGTCCTGCGGGTCACCCCGACCTTCGTCGAGACCCTGGTCGGCGCCGCCTGA
- a CDS encoding alpha/beta hydrolase has translation MSLVAASHPESLLTAAAQLGAKIAHLDSAIAGERQVIAALRGAWSGSAADAAVARAERQLAEMQGLRGRMLACQAALQRGGAQLSSTRTGLLSVVSGLRALGWQVADDGTCTAPPFLPPAFTGLALAWTALIKRLLELFDEIDRETAESVRAAVGVSPSQQPPGAPPPPQIPAAGTAPEDVKKWWDSLPQEQKDRYVAEHPAELGNLNGIPAEIRDKVNQAVMHDDLNRVREVAGRHGVSEDEVIKDPAKYGLTQDDATRFYNARRTDEGLTHQRGSDPQNPRPVMLWGYQPMADNGQGRAAIAIGNPDKARNTAVIVPGTGSSVRDGWLADGHNDAINLYDQSALADPDDPTAVIMWMGYDAPDGFTDLRIANPDLARQGGALLAADVNGLSATHEGSSHITVIGHSYGSTTVADAFAGSGMRANDAVLIGCPGTDLATSAADFHLDGGQVYVGSASTDPVSWLGTPGAIPANVLNQQLGYPVGPYAGLGADPAGEAYGSVRFDAEVAGHGGLSTHDHSHYYDMGSESLRAMTDIASGNADRLEGDGLLAEGRRQPHISTPDHVDLPFGIDIPLPHIDSDIPGSPAFIDPQAERSGSSVTTDHEYK, from the coding sequence ATCTCGCTGGTGGCGGCGTCGCATCCGGAGAGCCTGCTGACCGCCGCCGCCCAGCTCGGCGCCAAGATCGCTCACCTCGACTCCGCCATCGCCGGTGAACGCCAGGTCATCGCCGCGCTGCGCGGGGCCTGGTCGGGTTCGGCCGCCGACGCCGCCGTGGCCCGGGCCGAACGCCAGCTCGCCGAGATGCAGGGTCTGCGCGGCAGGATGTTGGCCTGTCAGGCGGCCCTGCAGCGGGGCGGGGCTCAGCTGTCTTCGACACGCACCGGACTGCTGTCGGTGGTGTCGGGTCTGCGCGCACTGGGCTGGCAGGTTGCCGACGACGGTACCTGCACCGCGCCGCCGTTCCTGCCGCCGGCGTTCACCGGGCTGGCGCTGGCCTGGACCGCGCTCATCAAGAGACTGCTGGAGCTGTTCGACGAGATCGACCGGGAAACCGCCGAGTCGGTGCGGGCCGCGGTAGGCGTCTCGCCGTCGCAGCAGCCGCCGGGTGCGCCGCCGCCACCGCAGATCCCGGCGGCCGGTACCGCACCGGAGGACGTGAAGAAGTGGTGGGATTCGCTGCCGCAAGAACAGAAGGACCGCTACGTCGCCGAACACCCCGCTGAGCTGGGCAACCTGAACGGCATTCCCGCCGAGATCCGCGACAAGGTGAATCAGGCGGTGATGCACGACGACCTGAACCGGGTGCGCGAGGTCGCCGGTCGCCACGGCGTCTCCGAGGACGAGGTCATCAAGGACCCGGCCAAGTACGGGTTGACCCAAGACGATGCCACCCGCTTCTACAACGCCCGGCGCACCGATGAGGGGCTGACGCACCAGCGCGGCTCCGACCCACAGAACCCGCGGCCGGTGATGCTGTGGGGGTACCAGCCGATGGCCGACAACGGGCAGGGCCGGGCCGCCATCGCGATCGGCAATCCGGACAAGGCCCGCAACACCGCCGTCATCGTCCCCGGCACCGGCAGCAGCGTGCGCGACGGCTGGCTGGCCGACGGCCACAACGACGCCATCAACCTCTACGACCAGTCAGCGCTGGCCGATCCTGACGATCCGACAGCCGTCATCATGTGGATGGGCTACGACGCACCGGACGGTTTCACCGATCTTCGGATCGCCAATCCGGATCTGGCGCGCCAAGGGGGCGCACTGCTGGCCGCCGATGTCAACGGTCTGTCGGCCACCCACGAGGGTTCCTCGCATATCACGGTGATCGGTCATTCGTACGGCTCGACCACGGTGGCCGACGCCTTCGCCGGAAGTGGGATGCGGGCCAATGACGCAGTGCTGATCGGTTGTCCGGGAACCGATTTGGCCACGAGTGCGGCGGACTTCCACCTCGATGGTGGACAGGTGTACGTCGGTTCGGCGTCCACCGATCCGGTGAGCTGGTTGGGTACCCCGGGTGCGATTCCGGCGAATGTGCTCAACCAGCAGTTGGGGTATCCGGTGGGGCCCTATGCCGGTCTGGGCGCCGACCCGGCCGGGGAGGCGTACGGCTCGGTGCGTTTCGACGCCGAGGTGGCCGGGCACGGTGGCCTGAGCACCCACGACCACTCGCACTACTACGACATGGGGAGTGAATCTCTGCGTGCGATGACCGATATCGCCAGCGGGAACGCCGACCGGTTGGAGGGCGACGGGCTACTGGCCGAGGGCCGTCGACAGCCGCATATCAGCACACCCGATCACGTCGATCTGCCCTTCGGGATCGACATTCCGTTGCCGCACATCGATTCCGACATCCCCGGTTCCCCGGCCTTCATCGACCCGCAAGCAGAGCGTTCAGGAAGTTCGGTGACCACAGATCATGAATACAAGTAG
- a CDS encoding low molecular weight phosphatase family protein gives MTDTPKVLFVCVSNNGKSVMAQALLRHTAGERITTTSAGTKAKTGVNAQSVEALAELGIDISGHTATQLTDDLVAAADLVVVLGAQAHVDPVADTPIETWETDEPSLRGIEGMERMRLIRDDIAARVAELDTRLTGHVTAQ, from the coding sequence ATGACCGACACCCCCAAGGTGCTGTTCGTCTGCGTCAGCAACAACGGAAAATCCGTGATGGCCCAGGCTCTCCTGCGTCACACCGCCGGCGAACGGATCACGACCACCTCAGCAGGCACCAAAGCCAAAACCGGCGTCAACGCGCAATCCGTCGAGGCGCTCGCCGAACTGGGCATCGACATCAGCGGCCACACCGCAACCCAGTTGACCGACGACCTCGTCGCCGCCGCGGACCTGGTCGTGGTCCTCGGCGCCCAGGCGCACGTCGACCCGGTCGCCGACACCCCGATCGAAACCTGGGAGACCGACGAGCCGTCGTTGCGCGGTATCGAGGGCATGGAGCGGATGCGGTTGATCCGCGACGATATCGCCGCCCGCGTCGCCGAACTCGACACTCGCTTGACCGGACACGTCACCGCTCAATAG
- a CDS encoding NAD(P)H-dependent glycerol-3-phosphate dehydrogenase → MAAAQRVPNVVVLGGGSWGTTVASICARRGPTLQWVRSEETAKDINDNHRNSRYLGDEVELPDNLRATTDFSEAANCADVIVMGVPSHGFRGVLQELAKELRPWVPVVSLVKGLEQGTNMRMSQIVDEVLPGHPAGILAGPNIAREVAEGYAAAAVLAMPDQHLAANLGQLFRTRRFRTYTTDDVVGVEMAGALKNVYAIAVGMGYSLGIGENTRAMVMARAVAEMSKLGVALGGHRDTFAGLAGMGDLIVTCTSQRSRNRHVGEQLGRGKTVEEIITSMNQVAEGVKAASVIMEFAKDCGITMPIARQVDGVINHGATVEDAYHGLMVEKPGHEVYGSGF, encoded by the coding sequence ATGGCAGCCGCGCAACGTGTACCGAATGTCGTCGTCCTGGGTGGTGGATCGTGGGGCACCACCGTCGCATCGATCTGCGCGCGCCGTGGACCGACCCTGCAGTGGGTGCGATCCGAGGAGACCGCCAAGGACATCAACGACAACCACCGCAACTCCCGGTATCTCGGCGATGAGGTGGAGCTGCCCGACAATCTGCGGGCCACCACTGATTTCTCCGAGGCGGCCAACTGCGCCGACGTGATCGTGATGGGCGTGCCCTCGCACGGGTTCCGCGGCGTACTGCAGGAGCTTGCGAAGGAACTTCGGCCGTGGGTCCCGGTGGTCTCACTGGTGAAGGGCCTGGAGCAGGGCACCAACATGCGGATGAGCCAGATCGTCGACGAGGTGCTGCCCGGGCATCCGGCCGGGATCCTCGCCGGGCCCAATATCGCGCGCGAGGTCGCGGAGGGTTACGCGGCGGCGGCCGTGCTGGCCATGCCGGATCAACATCTGGCCGCCAACTTGGGACAGCTGTTCCGCACCAGGCGATTTCGCACGTACACCACCGACGATGTGGTGGGTGTCGAGATGGCCGGAGCGCTGAAGAACGTCTATGCGATCGCGGTGGGCATGGGCTACTCCCTGGGTATCGGGGAGAACACCCGGGCCATGGTGATGGCGCGGGCGGTCGCCGAGATGTCCAAACTCGGGGTGGCCCTGGGCGGACACCGCGACACCTTTGCCGGCCTGGCCGGGATGGGTGACCTCATCGTGACGTGTACCTCGCAGCGCAGCCGCAACCGTCACGTCGGCGAGCAACTCGGGCGGGGCAAGACCGTCGAGGAGATCATCACCTCGATGAATCAGGTGGCCGAGGGCGTCAAGGCGGCCTCGGTGATCATGGAGTTCGCCAAGGACTGCGGGATCACCATGCCCATCGCCCGTCAGGTCGACGGGGTGATCAACCACGGCGCCACGGTGGAGGATGCCTACCACGGGCTGATGGTCGAGAAGCCCGGCCACGAGGTCTACGGTTCCGGCTTCTGA
- a CDS encoding sensor histidine kinase gives MIWWPRSLRRQLVLGVTAIVTVVLLAVGVLSVYSLRTYVGTMGDTELSRSLAAFSHSFHKLQLKKDEAEDAVDADALSAFVGQAPGNLIAVLHDGEVVQSAVFSDGEPHPAPRAVVEALDSLDWTGAGPRTVKLPGLGAYRLAAEPAGGDGDGHMLLCGVSLDSANQVIARKTVTLAVIIVVALVVTALGTVAVVRYALRPLRRVASTAAKVATLRLDADDPRIHARVQERYTDPDSEVGVVGEALNQLLANVDSALAELAASDRRTRQFLMDASHELRTPLAAIQGYAELTRQDSAELPPTTEYALARIEAEARRMTGLVGDLLLLTRLGEGQDLESDDVDLADLVVDAVNDIAVSAPEHHWVTRLPEDPVWVRGDRARLHQVLGNLLTNARMHTPPGVTVTIGLDIRRDRALLTVTDDGPGIDAELLPNLFGRFVRADKSRSRELGSTGLGLAIVASIIEAHKGAVTVQSSSEETTFTVDLPLAPASQLV, from the coding sequence GTGATCTGGTGGCCCCGGTCGCTGCGCCGGCAGCTGGTGCTCGGAGTCACCGCCATCGTGACCGTCGTGTTGCTCGCGGTGGGCGTGCTGTCGGTCTACAGCCTGCGTACCTACGTGGGCACGATGGGCGACACGGAACTGTCCCGGTCGCTGGCCGCTTTCAGTCACTCGTTCCACAAGTTGCAGCTCAAGAAGGATGAAGCCGAGGATGCGGTCGATGCCGACGCATTGTCGGCGTTCGTCGGGCAGGCCCCGGGCAACCTGATCGCGGTGCTGCACGACGGGGAAGTGGTGCAGTCGGCGGTGTTCTCCGACGGGGAGCCGCACCCGGCGCCGCGTGCGGTTGTCGAGGCACTCGACAGCCTGGACTGGACCGGTGCCGGCCCCCGCACGGTGAAACTGCCCGGGTTGGGTGCCTACCGGTTGGCGGCAGAGCCCGCCGGTGGTGACGGCGACGGGCACATGCTGCTGTGCGGGGTATCGCTGGACAGCGCGAATCAGGTGATCGCCCGCAAGACGGTGACCCTCGCGGTGATCATCGTCGTCGCGCTGGTGGTGACGGCGCTGGGTACGGTCGCAGTGGTCCGGTATGCGCTGCGGCCGCTGCGCCGGGTCGCCTCGACCGCGGCCAAGGTGGCCACCCTGCGCCTGGATGCCGACGATCCGCGTATCCATGCCCGCGTGCAGGAGCGCTACACCGACCCCGACAGCGAGGTCGGGGTGGTGGGCGAAGCCCTCAACCAGCTGTTGGCGAACGTGGACAGCGCGCTGGCCGAGCTCGCCGCCTCCGATCGGCGCACCAGGCAGTTCCTGATGGATGCCAGCCATGAGCTGCGGACGCCGTTGGCGGCGATCCAGGGGTACGCCGAGCTCACCCGCCAGGACAGCGCCGAGCTTCCACCCACCACCGAGTACGCGCTGGCCCGCATCGAGGCCGAGGCTCGCCGGATGACCGGACTGGTGGGGGATCTGCTGCTGCTGACCAGACTCGGCGAAGGACAGGACCTGGAAAGCGATGATGTCGACCTGGCCGATCTGGTGGTCGACGCCGTGAACGACATCGCGGTGTCGGCGCCGGAGCACCACTGGGTGACGCGTCTGCCCGAGGATCCGGTCTGGGTGCGCGGAGACCGCGCGCGGCTGCATCAGGTGCTCGGCAATCTGCTGACCAACGCCCGGATGCACACACCGCCCGGGGTGACCGTGACGATCGGACTGGACATCCGGCGTGACCGCGCGCTTCTGACGGTCACAGACGACGGTCCGGGAATTGATGCGGAATTGTTGCCGAACTTGTTCGGAAGATTTGTGCGCGCCGACAAATCCCGGTCGCGAGAGTTGGGCAGCACCGGTCTGGGTCTGGCCATTGTCGCGTCGATCATAGAGGCTCACAAGGGCGCGGTGACGGTCCAGTCTTCCTCTGAAGAAACAACTTTCACGGTTGACCTGCCGCTGGCGCCGGCTTCGCAATTGGTATGA